In a single window of the Esox lucius isolate fEsoLuc1 chromosome 22, fEsoLuc1.pri, whole genome shotgun sequence genome:
- the LOC105019781 gene encoding chloride intracellular channel protein 4 isoform X2 yields MAWFDIAAKKLGFPTIELFVKAGSDGESIGNCPFSQRLFMILWLKGVIFNVTTVDLKRKPADLQDLAPGTNPPFVTFNGEVKVDVNKIEEFLEENLTPPRYPRLATTHPEANTAGIDVFAKFSAYIKNSRKDTNDGLEKALLKSLHRLDEFLRTPLPEEIDANSTDNPQESTRSFLDGPDLTLADCNLLPKLHILKVVARKYRGFEIPVDMVGVWRYLNHAYEREEFTSTCPAEREIEFAYTDVAKRIK; encoded by the exons ATGGCCTGGTTTGACATAGCAGCCAAAAAGCTGGGGTTCCCAACTATCGAGCTGTTCGTTAAG GCAGGCAGTGATGGGGAGAGCATCGGAAACTGTCCATTCTCCCAGCGTCTCTTCATGATCCTGTGGCTGAAGGGAGTCATCTTCAACGTCACCACAGTTGACCTCAAAAG AAAACCGGCGGACCTTCAGGACCTAGCCCCGGGGACCAACCCTCCGTTTGTCACGTTTAATGGGGAGGTGAAGGTGGACGTGAACAAGATCGAAGAGTTCCTGGAGGAAAATCTCACACCACCACG GTACCCCAGGTTGGCAACTACTCATCCGGAGGCAAATACAGCAGGCATAGATGTGTTCGCAAAGTTCTCCGCCTACATCAAAAACTCTCGCAAAGATACTAATGACG GCTTGGAGAAAGCCCTGTTGAAGTCCTTGCATCGGTTGGATGAGTTTCTGCGGACACCCCTGCCAGAGGAGATTGATGCTAACAGCACAGACAACCCTCAGGAGTCCACACGCAGCTTCCTGGATGGACCCGACCTTACACTGGCAGACTGCAACCTCCTGCccaaactacacattttaaag GTGGTAGCCAGGAAGTACCGTGGCTTTGAAATTCCAGTGGATATGGTGGGGGTGTGGCGCTATCTAAACCATGCCTATGAGAGGGAGGAGTTTACCAGCACCTGTCCTGCGGAGCGTGAGATCGAATTTGCCTACACAGATGTAGCGAAACGAATCAAATAG
- the LOC105019781 gene encoding chloride intracellular channel protein 4 isoform X3, whose amino-acid sequence MILWLKGVIFNVTTVDLKRKPADLQDLAPGTNPPFVTFNGEVKVDVNKIEEFLEENLTPPRYPRLATTHPEANTAGIDVFAKFSAYIKNSRKDTNDGLEKALLKSLHRLDEFLRTPLPEEIDANSTDNPQESTRSFLDGPDLTLADCNLLPKLHILKVVARKYRGFEIPVDMVGVWRYLNHAYEREEFTSTCPAEREIEFAYTDVAKRIK is encoded by the exons ATGATCCTGTGGCTGAAGGGAGTCATCTTCAACGTCACCACAGTTGACCTCAAAAG AAAACCGGCGGACCTTCAGGACCTAGCCCCGGGGACCAACCCTCCGTTTGTCACGTTTAATGGGGAGGTGAAGGTGGACGTGAACAAGATCGAAGAGTTCCTGGAGGAAAATCTCACACCACCACG GTACCCCAGGTTGGCAACTACTCATCCGGAGGCAAATACAGCAGGCATAGATGTGTTCGCAAAGTTCTCCGCCTACATCAAAAACTCTCGCAAAGATACTAATGACG GCTTGGAGAAAGCCCTGTTGAAGTCCTTGCATCGGTTGGATGAGTTTCTGCGGACACCCCTGCCAGAGGAGATTGATGCTAACAGCACAGACAACCCTCAGGAGTCCACACGCAGCTTCCTGGATGGACCCGACCTTACACTGGCAGACTGCAACCTCCTGCccaaactacacattttaaag GTGGTAGCCAGGAAGTACCGTGGCTTTGAAATTCCAGTGGATATGGTGGGGGTGTGGCGCTATCTAAACCATGCCTATGAGAGGGAGGAGTTTACCAGCACCTGTCCTGCGGAGCGTGAGATCGAATTTGCCTACACAGATGTAGCGAAACGAATCAAATAG
- the urp2 gene encoding urotensin II-related peptide, translating to MQKGSVVLVGVLTVLITMWAGVDPAPTLLTDRGDTKPSDPATDDSAERPRTQASSTSTSKALKKLLMTTRPASGEKTPASISNLNGQLKMDEGTSSPGRRAQILNMLSALEELSRKMNNSLSTRMTVMTRGSPNGRNPAKKNKAVAAEDAVKVTTVPPVDVRGNVTASRTSTDHIDPSSRKKSLQPKKPSNKRVCFWKYCSQN from the exons ATGCAGAAAGGATCTGTGGTCTTGGTGGGAGTTCTGACTGTGCTGATTACAATGTGGGCTGGAGTGGACCCAGCCCCCACCCTGCTCACTGACAGag GAGACACGAAGCCATCAGATCCAGCTACAGATGACTCAGCCGAACGACCGAGAACACAAGCTTCATCAACCAGCACTTCTAAAGCGCTGAAGAAACTGTTAATGACCACCCGCCCTGCCAGCGGAGAGAAGACCCCTGCGTCCATCAGCAATCTGAATGGTCAGCTGAAAATGGATGAGGGGACGAGCAGTCCAGGCAGACGAGCCCAGATCCTGAACATGCTGTCGGCACTGGAGGAGCTCAGCAGGAAAATGAACAACAGCCTCAGCACACGAATGACCGTAATGACCAGGGGGTCACCGAATGGACGGAATCCAGCCAAGAAGAATAAAGCT GTGGCCGCAGAGGACGCAGTCAAAGTCACCACAGTGCCCCCTGTGGATGTACGAGGTAATGTCACTGCATCCAGGACCAGCACTGACCACATAGACCCAAGCAGCCGAAAAAAGTCCCTCCAACCCAAGAAACCCAGCAATAAGAGAG TGTGTTTCTGGAAATACTGCTCCCAGAACTGA